From a single Octopus sinensis unplaced genomic scaffold, ASM634580v1 Contig10782, whole genome shotgun sequence genomic region:
- the LOC115228522 gene encoding LOW QUALITY PROTEIN: ras-related protein Rab-11A-like (The sequence of the model RefSeq protein was modified relative to this genomic sequence to represent the inferred CDS: substituted 1 base at 1 genomic stop codon): MDGYDYIYKIVLVGDSSVGKSNLLSRFTKDDFNLESKSTIGVEFATKTVVLDDGVRIKAQVWDTAGQERYKAITSAXCPVHICRYYRGAAGVMLVYDITKHKTYENCTEWLKELKEHVDSSAVVQLVGNKEDLQHLRAVSAKEGASFAGYLFGIFRRGKWFIFHGDVSFGECECRGSIWNCIEG; the protein is encoded by the exons TTGTACTGGTCGGCGATTCGTCCGTCGGTAAAAGCAATCTTCTCTCCAGGTTTACCAAAGATGACTTTAATCTCGAATCCAAAAGCACAATCGGTGTTGAATTCGCCACCAA AACAGTTGTCTTGGATGACGGAGTTCGAATAAAGGCACAAGTGTGGGACACGGCTGGACAGGAGCGATACAAAGCAATAACCAGCGCGTAGTGTCCAGTCCATATTTGTAGATACTACAGGGGTGCGGCTGGGGTTATGTTAGTCTATGATATAACCAAACACAAAACATATGAGAACTGCACTGAATGGCTTAAAGAATTAAAAGAACATGTCGATTCTTCTGCTGTTGTACAACTGGTCGGGAATAAAGAGGATTTGCAGCATTTGAGAGCAGTTTCTGCCAAAGAAGGTGCGAGTTTCGCTGGTTATTTGTTTGGGATATTTCGTAGAGGAAAATGGTTTATTTTTCATGGAGACGTCAGCTTTGGGGAATGTGAATGTCGAGGAAGCATTTGGAATTGTATTGAAGGGTGA